In Devosia sp. XK-2, one DNA window encodes the following:
- the hfq gene encoding RNA chaperone Hfq, which translates to MASEKQQNLQDSFLNHVRKQKVPVTIFLVNGVKLQGVITWFDNFCLLLRRDAQSQLVYKHAISTIMPGAPIQLFDPEQSTDHD; encoded by the coding sequence ATGGCTAGCGAAAAGCAGCAAAACCTGCAGGATTCCTTTCTCAATCACGTTCGCAAGCAGAAGGTGCCGGTCACCATTTTTCTGGTGAATGGGGTCAAGCTGCAGGGCGTGATCACCTGGTTCGATAATTTCTGCCTGTTGCTGCGGCGTGACGCGCAGTCGCAACTGGTCTATAAGCACGCCATTTCAACCATCATGCCCGGCGCGCCGATCCAGTTGTTCGATCCCGAGCAGAGCACCGATCACGACTGA